In a single window of the Renibacterium salmoninarum ATCC 33209 genome:
- a CDS encoding DAK2 domain-containing protein yields the protein MQTKIAANASALRRWLSRCEETLGNHSDRLNAINIFPVADGDTGTNLYLTLRSANQAIQSSEGSDLGEVLNLAAEAAMENALGNSGTLLAVLLAAMSEPMRGATRLSAPLLASALRRAQIRSWSALSDPLQGTMLSVLESAAEAAAMADSSLNGDDSNHALSLALDAAVEAALAAVIRTEEQLSELQAAQVVDAGGVGLLLVLDCLRAEILHQDLQENLLDGLAGYDVHDNHIHQSIAVVEGVEVMCTITLSPLDAATLRMRLDELGDSVVMSPMVQEGEPDSYRWRVHVHTTESEKALEAIQLVGVPENISVSDLRAATHDHADG from the coding sequence TTGCAGACTAAGATTGCTGCCAACGCTTCAGCATTACGGCGCTGGCTGAGTAGGTGCGAGGAAACTTTGGGCAACCATAGTGACCGGCTGAACGCGATCAATATTTTTCCGGTAGCGGATGGGGATACTGGAACCAATCTCTACTTGACGCTGCGGTCTGCAAACCAGGCCATTCAAAGTTCTGAGGGTTCAGACCTTGGCGAGGTTCTCAACTTGGCCGCTGAGGCAGCGATGGAGAATGCTCTCGGAAATTCTGGAACTTTGCTGGCAGTGCTGCTTGCGGCAATGTCCGAGCCAATGCGCGGAGCCACGCGACTGAGCGCGCCGCTACTTGCCTCGGCATTACGACGGGCCCAAATCCGGTCCTGGTCGGCTTTGAGCGATCCGTTACAGGGCACCATGCTCTCCGTCCTTGAGTCAGCTGCTGAAGCCGCCGCGATGGCAGACTCTTCGTTGAACGGCGATGACAGCAACCATGCGCTTTCGCTCGCTCTGGACGCAGCGGTGGAGGCCGCGTTGGCCGCCGTCATCCGTACTGAAGAACAGCTGAGCGAGCTACAAGCTGCTCAAGTGGTTGATGCAGGCGGTGTGGGCTTACTCCTAGTGCTCGATTGTCTGCGGGCAGAGATTCTGCATCAAGACCTACAAGAAAATCTGCTTGACGGTCTAGCCGGCTACGACGTGCATGATAACCATATTCATCAGAGCATCGCCGTGGTAGAAGGCGTTGAGGTGATGTGTACTATTACGCTTTCTCCTCTGGATGCCGCCACACTCCGAATGCGGTTGGACGAGTTGGGCGACTCAGTCGTCATGAGCCCCATGGTCCAAGAAGGCGAACCTGATTCTTACCGTTGGCGCGTGCATGTTCACACCACTGAATCTGAAAAGGCGCTGGAAGCCATTCAGTTAGTTGGGGTTCCTGAAAACATCAGTGTCTCTGACTTGCGTGCAGCAACCCACGATCATGCGGACGGCTGA
- a CDS encoding thiamine-phosphate kinase, producing the protein MNVSQLSEGQLLARIFPLLRSSTSVLLGPGDDAALVSSPDGRTVISVDTQVQDQDFRLAWNNGYSSTGYDVGWKAAAQNLSDINAMGAVGTAMVVSLTLPPSTPVSWAEGLANGLSAAIESLGASQCGIVGGDLSAGREISVTVTVLGDLQNRQPILRSGAQRGDVLAVAGVLGRAGAGWALLESQIPFSDLDAAQLGLIDAFRCPRPPLAAGPVAALAGASAMLDISDGLLRDAARLATASDVVLDLNPQALNEFCAALLPAAEALGVSALNWVLSGGEDHGLLSTFGPDAQLPEGFTAIGSVLSKEDGPGSESCVTVAGQPIGAAGWDHFAD; encoded by the coding sequence TTGAATGTGAGCCAGTTGAGTGAAGGCCAACTCTTGGCGCGCATTTTTCCGTTGCTCCGAAGCTCTACCTCGGTACTTTTGGGCCCTGGAGATGACGCGGCATTAGTCAGTTCGCCGGATGGCCGCACGGTGATTTCGGTGGACACCCAGGTTCAAGACCAAGACTTCCGCTTGGCATGGAACAACGGCTATTCCTCCACAGGGTACGACGTCGGTTGGAAGGCTGCGGCGCAAAACCTCAGTGATATCAACGCAATGGGCGCGGTAGGCACCGCCATGGTGGTGAGTTTGACATTGCCGCCGTCGACGCCGGTTTCATGGGCGGAGGGACTCGCCAACGGGTTGAGCGCAGCGATAGAGTCGCTTGGCGCGAGCCAATGCGGGATTGTTGGCGGTGATTTGTCTGCGGGGCGGGAGATCTCGGTGACGGTTACCGTGCTTGGCGACTTACAGAATCGGCAGCCGATACTGCGTTCTGGTGCGCAACGTGGTGATGTGCTGGCGGTAGCTGGCGTGCTTGGCCGTGCCGGGGCTGGCTGGGCATTATTGGAAAGCCAAATACCATTTTCGGACTTGGACGCCGCCCAACTTGGTCTTATCGACGCCTTCCGTTGCCCGCGGCCGCCACTGGCCGCTGGCCCCGTTGCTGCATTGGCTGGCGCCTCCGCGATGTTAGATATTTCAGATGGATTGCTCCGAGATGCAGCTCGGTTGGCAACTGCCAGCGACGTGGTGCTTGATCTTAACCCGCAAGCACTAAACGAATTTTGCGCAGCGCTGTTGCCCGCTGCCGAGGCACTGGGCGTTTCTGCGCTGAATTGGGTGCTGAGCGGCGGCGAAGACCACGGATTGTTATCCACATTTGGCCCAGACGCACAGCTTCCTGAGGGGTTCACTGCGATAGGCTCGGTACTGTCGAAGGAAGACGGGCCGGGCTCGGAAAGCTGCGTAACAGTGGCTGGCCAGCCTATCGGTGCCGCGGGATGGGATCATTTTGCAGACTAA
- a CDS encoding DUF3515 domain-containing protein, which yields MHHGTSSKFLLVFAALGAALTSCTPAVDLAPAQDSANPACAAMMIALPDKLADQQLRATSSQGTAAWGNPSKVVLRCGVNAPPPTKDPCVGVNGVDWVSIQDPAKPDNWTFTTYGREPATAILFNQNDVASSTVLAQLAAAAAKIPQTHKCLGPEDAQLFPAQPSSTP from the coding sequence ATGCACCACGGTACATCTTCTAAGTTTTTACTCGTCTTTGCCGCTTTGGGCGCGGCTTTGACCTCGTGTACGCCAGCCGTTGATCTGGCACCAGCTCAGGATTCCGCAAACCCTGCTTGCGCTGCGATGATGATTGCCTTGCCAGACAAACTGGCAGACCAGCAATTGCGCGCAACCAGCTCGCAAGGAACCGCAGCCTGGGGCAATCCGTCCAAAGTGGTTTTGCGGTGCGGCGTAAATGCACCGCCGCCAACAAAAGATCCTTGCGTCGGCGTCAACGGCGTTGATTGGGTCAGTATACAAGACCCCGCAAAGCCGGATAATTGGACTTTCACAACTTACGGTCGTGAGCCTGCCACCGCCATCTTGTTCAATCAGAATGACGTCGCTTCCAGCACCGTATTGGCGCAGTTGGCAGCTGCCGCCGCTAAGATCCCGCAGACTCACAAATGTTTGGGTCCCGAAGACGCTCAGTTATTTCCAGCACAGCCCAGCAGCACTCCATAA
- a CDS encoding NAD(P)H-dependent glycerol-3-phosphate dehydrogenase encodes MRPEPTSIAVLGAGSWGTTFAKVLADANPGIEIRLWGRRTAVVEEINSTHRNETYLPNIDFPHNLVASTDVTKVLNGSALVVLAVPAQSLRAQLPAWRDALASDVVVVSLMKGLELGTDAQMSQVIAAELGVPTERIAVVSGPNLAMEIARQEPTASVIACTDVDVAAWVASLCTASYFRPYTNSDVVGVEIGGIVKNVIALAVGICEGKEMGDNTKASVITRGLAETTRLALALGGEAETMAGLAGLGDLVATCSSPLSRNHTAGRLLGQGLSLDQVNATMTQTAEGIKSGRAVYDLAGKLGVDMPITSAVVAVLAGKLTVDELGPRLLARDLKSEG; translated from the coding sequence ATGAGACCAGAGCCAACAAGCATTGCTGTTCTAGGCGCTGGTAGCTGGGGCACAACATTCGCTAAGGTACTTGCCGATGCGAATCCTGGTATTGAGATACGGCTCTGGGGCAGGCGCACAGCGGTAGTCGAAGAGATTAACTCCACGCATCGCAACGAGACTTACCTACCGAATATCGATTTTCCGCACAACCTAGTCGCCAGTACTGATGTCACCAAGGTCCTTAACGGCTCGGCACTTGTCGTGCTAGCTGTACCGGCTCAGTCGTTGCGGGCGCAACTGCCGGCCTGGCGGGATGCCTTGGCATCCGACGTCGTAGTGGTGTCGCTCATGAAAGGGCTCGAGCTGGGCACTGATGCTCAAATGAGCCAAGTCATCGCCGCCGAGCTTGGCGTGCCTACAGAGCGGATCGCGGTGGTTTCCGGCCCGAATTTGGCGATGGAAATTGCTCGACAGGAACCCACCGCCTCGGTTATCGCTTGCACGGACGTTGACGTAGCCGCCTGGGTTGCCTCGCTTTGCACGGCATCATATTTTCGGCCCTATACGAATTCAGACGTCGTCGGCGTCGAAATCGGCGGCATCGTAAAAAATGTCATAGCGCTCGCCGTCGGAATTTGCGAAGGCAAAGAAATGGGCGACAACACTAAAGCCTCCGTGATCACCAGGGGATTGGCCGAGACAACCAGATTGGCTTTGGCACTTGGTGGCGAGGCGGAAACGATGGCTGGTCTTGCAGGGCTGGGGGACCTAGTAGCCACTTGCTCCTCGCCCTTAAGCCGCAATCACACTGCCGGGCGGTTGCTTGGTCAAGGACTCAGCTTGGATCAAGTCAATGCCACAATGACACAAACCGCGGAGGGCATTAAGTCTGGTCGCGCAGTTTACGATTTAGCCGGAAAGCTGGGCGTGGACATGCCCATTACCTCTGCCGTCGTTGCCGTGCTCGCTGGAAAACTTACTGTTGACGAACTCGGCCCGCGGCTTTTGGCTAGAGATCTGAAATCCGAGGGTTAA
- a CDS encoding lysophospholipid acyltransferase family protein: MFSILANTLRPLMNLLLAKTWLQTDKLPQNSGFIVCPNHYSEIDPVLVGHMLYNKGFPPHFLAKGSLFKLPIAGKILAGSKQIPVDRSGPSAGRSLIVAQEVLDEGGAIIIYPEGTLTRDPNLWPMKGHTGAARLALQTGAPVTPVAHWGAQEVFPRYAKMVHPFPRKRVTMIIGDPVDLSAFHGKPLDKDVLHAATEAILDDITALLVGLRGEPAPVERWDPSEHNQTKTGRKFEQDARPEESV, translated from the coding sequence ATGTTCTCGATTCTGGCCAATACGTTGCGCCCGCTGATGAATCTGCTACTGGCTAAAACTTGGTTGCAGACCGATAAACTTCCGCAGAATTCTGGTTTCATCGTCTGCCCTAACCACTATTCGGAAATTGATCCGGTGCTAGTGGGACACATGCTTTACAACAAAGGATTCCCACCGCACTTCTTAGCCAAAGGCTCGCTTTTCAAACTGCCAATCGCCGGAAAAATCTTAGCTGGTTCGAAGCAAATCCCGGTAGACCGCAGCGGTCCGAGTGCCGGTCGATCGCTCATCGTGGCTCAAGAAGTACTTGATGAGGGCGGTGCCATCATCATCTATCCAGAGGGCACCTTGACCCGTGATCCAAACCTTTGGCCGATGAAAGGGCATACTGGGGCAGCTCGATTGGCGTTGCAGACCGGGGCGCCGGTAACCCCCGTGGCACACTGGGGCGCGCAGGAAGTCTTCCCTCGTTATGCCAAGATGGTGCATCCCTTCCCACGCAAGCGAGTTACCATGATTATTGGCGATCCGGTTGACCTGAGCGCCTTTCATGGCAAGCCCTTGGACAAAGACGTATTGCATGCGGCCACTGAAGCAATTCTGGACGATATCACCGCATTATTAGTCGGCTTGCGGGGCGAGCCAGCGCCGGTAGAACGTTGGGATCCCTCCGAGCACAACCAAACCAAAACTGGACGTAAGTTTGAACAGGATGCGCGGCCGGAGGAATCGGTATGA
- the murA gene encoding UDP-N-acetylglucosamine 1-carboxyvinyltransferase, with translation MNSVLTVNGGVPLSGRVKVRGAKNLVPKAMVAALLGGAPSILRNVPEIKDVEVVTSLLQIHGVSVIKDPVTGDLTLDPAAATTAATTAATSLIETHAGDSRIPILLCGPLIHSIGEAFIPDLGGCKIGDRPIDYHLNVLRQFGAVVEKLDTGIKITAPKGLHGAKISLPYPSVGATEQVLLSATRAEGITELIGAATEPEIIDLIAVLQKMGALISVQADRTIRVEGVKNLGGFDHRALTDRNEAASWASAALVTKGDIYVDGASQRDMMTFINTFRKVGGGMDIEDGGIRFYHPGGKLNPLVLETDVHPGFMTDWQQPLVVALSQAEGVSIVHETVYENRFGFTDALIRMGANIQVHRECLGSVPCRFGQRNFLHSAVISGSTQLRGADIHVPDLRGGFSHLIAALAATGSSRVTGIDVINRGYEHFLDKLTGLGADVSLGQR, from the coding sequence ATGAATAGCGTCTTGACGGTAAACGGCGGAGTGCCATTGTCCGGCCGAGTGAAGGTGCGCGGGGCGAAGAACCTTGTGCCCAAAGCGATGGTCGCCGCACTTTTGGGCGGGGCCCCTTCGATTCTGCGAAATGTGCCAGAAATCAAAGACGTGGAAGTGGTTACCTCACTTTTGCAGATCCACGGCGTCAGCGTTATCAAGGACCCAGTAACAGGTGATTTAACCCTGGACCCGGCTGCCGCAACAACTGCCGCAACCACTGCCGCCACCTCGCTGATTGAAACGCATGCCGGTGATTCTCGCATTCCGATTCTGCTTTGTGGGCCACTAATTCACTCGATCGGTGAAGCCTTCATCCCAGATCTGGGAGGCTGCAAAATTGGCGATCGCCCCATTGATTACCACCTGAATGTGTTGCGCCAATTCGGTGCTGTGGTGGAAAAGCTAGATACCGGCATCAAAATCACCGCGCCAAAGGGGTTACACGGAGCGAAAATCTCGCTGCCCTACCCCTCTGTTGGTGCCACCGAACAAGTCTTACTCTCTGCAACGAGAGCTGAGGGCATCACCGAACTGATCGGGGCGGCCACCGAGCCAGAGATTATTGACCTGATCGCGGTGCTGCAAAAAATGGGCGCGCTGATCAGCGTCCAAGCCGATCGAACCATTCGGGTTGAAGGCGTCAAGAATCTAGGCGGGTTTGATCATCGCGCGCTGACCGACCGAAATGAAGCGGCTTCTTGGGCTTCAGCTGCGCTGGTGACTAAGGGCGATATTTATGTCGACGGCGCCTCGCAGCGAGACATGATGACCTTTATCAATACCTTCCGCAAGGTTGGCGGCGGCATGGATATTGAAGACGGCGGCATCCGTTTTTATCACCCAGGTGGCAAGCTCAATCCGCTTGTCCTAGAAACCGACGTGCACCCTGGTTTCATGACCGATTGGCAGCAGCCGCTGGTAGTGGCCTTGAGCCAGGCCGAAGGCGTTTCGATTGTGCACGAGACGGTTTACGAGAACCGGTTTGGCTTTACCGACGCACTTATTCGGATGGGCGCCAACATTCAGGTTCACCGCGAATGCTTGGGCAGTGTACCGTGCCGCTTTGGCCAGCGTAATTTCTTACACTCGGCCGTTATCTCTGGATCCACACAATTACGCGGCGCGGATATCCACGTTCCTGACCTGCGCGGTGGCTTCAGCCATCTGATCGCGGCGCTAGCAGCCACCGGTTCATCGAGAGTCACGGGAATTGATGTTATTAACCGTGGCTATGAGCACTTCCTAGACAAGCTCACCGGACTAGGCGCAGACGTTTCGCTGGGGCAGCGCTAA
- the leuC gene encoding 3-isopropylmalate dehydratase large subunit, producing MTTQQTTSTTKPKTLAGKVWADHIVRKGQGNEPDLLFIDLHLVHEVTSPQAFEGLRLAGRPLRRVDLTIATEDHNTPTLDIDKPIADPTSRIQIETLRKNCAEFGVRLHSLGDAEQGIVHIVGPQLGLTQPGMTVVCGDSHTSTHGAVGALAFGIGTSEVEHVMATQTLPLKPFKTMAINVEGVLRPGVSSKDIILAVIAKIGTGGGQGYVLEYRGSAIRALSMDARMTICNMSIEAGARAGMIAPDQTTFDFLQDRPHTPQGADWDAAVDYWKSLPTEDDAVFDAEVNLEANTLEPFVTWRTNPGQGVSLNDAVPSPGDFADENAKAACERALTYMGLEAGTPMKKIRVDTVFLGSCTNSRIEDLRAAADVIRGREKDPEIRMLVVPGSARVRLEAEAEGLDQVFKDFGAEWRFAGCSMCLGMNPDQLQVGERCASTSNRNFEGRQGKGGRTHLVSPVVAAATAVRGKLSSPSDLEPVRATAHASAPADAHAA from the coding sequence ATGACGACACAGCAGACGACCAGCACAACGAAACCAAAAACTTTGGCCGGCAAGGTCTGGGCGGACCATATTGTTCGCAAGGGGCAAGGCAACGAGCCAGACTTGCTTTTCATCGATCTTCACCTCGTGCATGAAGTGACATCTCCGCAGGCTTTTGAAGGTCTCCGACTCGCTGGCCGGCCACTACGCCGTGTCGATCTCACGATTGCGACCGAAGACCACAACACGCCAACCCTGGACATCGACAAACCGATCGCTGATCCAACCAGTCGAATCCAAATCGAAACGTTACGCAAGAACTGCGCAGAATTCGGCGTCCGCCTGCACTCGCTCGGCGATGCTGAACAGGGCATTGTGCACATCGTCGGCCCACAACTTGGGCTGACTCAGCCCGGTATGACCGTGGTTTGTGGTGATTCGCATACTTCGACACACGGTGCCGTTGGCGCGCTTGCTTTTGGTATTGGTACCTCCGAGGTGGAGCACGTTATGGCCACGCAGACCTTGCCGTTAAAACCGTTCAAGACCATGGCCATCAATGTAGAAGGCGTCCTGCGACCTGGCGTTAGCTCGAAAGACATCATTTTGGCGGTGATCGCGAAAATTGGCACCGGTGGTGGCCAAGGCTATGTGCTGGAGTACCGTGGCTCGGCAATCCGCGCACTGTCCATGGACGCTCGGATGACCATTTGCAATATGTCTATTGAAGCGGGCGCCCGCGCCGGCATGATCGCGCCGGACCAAACCACTTTCGATTTCCTCCAGGATCGCCCGCACACGCCACAAGGAGCAGACTGGGACGCAGCGGTTGACTACTGGAAGTCGCTGCCCACCGAAGATGACGCCGTCTTCGATGCGGAAGTGAATCTGGAGGCGAACACCTTAGAACCCTTTGTAACCTGGAGGACCAACCCAGGGCAAGGCGTGTCTTTGAATGATGCGGTGCCCTCGCCGGGGGACTTTGCCGATGAGAATGCCAAAGCTGCCTGCGAACGGGCCTTGACCTACATGGGCCTTGAAGCCGGTACGCCGATGAAAAAAATTCGGGTAGATACCGTGTTTCTGGGCTCTTGCACCAACTCGCGAATCGAAGATTTACGTGCGGCTGCGGACGTTATTCGGGGCCGGGAAAAAGATCCAGAAATCAGGATGCTGGTAGTTCCTGGTTCAGCTCGAGTTCGCTTGGAAGCTGAAGCCGAAGGCCTAGACCAAGTGTTCAAAGATTTCGGTGCCGAGTGGCGTTTTGCTGGCTGCTCAATGTGTCTTGGTATGAATCCGGATCAGCTTCAAGTCGGCGAGCGATGCGCCTCCACCTCAAACCGCAACTTCGAAGGACGGCAGGGCAAAGGTGGCCGCACGCACTTAGTGTCACCAGTGGTCGCGGCGGCTACCGCGGTGCGCGGCAAGCTGAGCTCGCCGTCGGACTTAGAGCCAGTGCGTGCGACGGCGCATGCTAGCGCCCCGGCCGATGCACACGCGGCCTGA
- a CDS encoding IclR family transcriptional regulator, producing the protein MDKEIGEHGSSGVGVIDKAAQVLDALEAGPTTLAQLVAATGLARPTVHRLAQALAHHRLVSRDIHGRFVLGGRLVELASAAGEDRLIAAAGPVLIGLRDATGESAQIFRRQGEWRVCVASAERPIGLRDTIPVGTKLSMKAGSAAQVLLAWEDHERLFDGLQNARFTPTVLAGVRRRGWAQSLGEREMGVASVSAPIRGPSGRIIAAVSISGPIERLTRQPGRMHAEVVCNAARVLTEALKNGEG; encoded by the coding sequence ATGGACAAGGAAATTGGCGAACACGGTTCAAGTGGCGTTGGTGTTATCGATAAGGCAGCCCAGGTACTCGACGCGCTTGAGGCTGGGCCAACGACACTCGCGCAATTGGTGGCCGCAACCGGGTTAGCACGTCCAACAGTGCACCGGCTGGCGCAAGCATTAGCGCACCACCGATTAGTTAGCCGGGACATTCATGGCCGCTTTGTACTTGGCGGCAGGTTAGTTGAACTAGCCTCGGCGGCTGGCGAAGATCGCCTCATTGCCGCAGCCGGGCCAGTACTCATTGGTCTCCGTGACGCCACCGGCGAGTCAGCCCAGATTTTCCGCCGCCAGGGCGAATGGCGTGTTTGCGTGGCATCAGCGGAACGGCCCATCGGTTTGCGCGATACCATCCCTGTGGGCACCAAGTTGTCCATGAAGGCCGGTTCCGCCGCGCAAGTCCTCTTGGCCTGGGAAGATCACGAGCGACTTTTCGACGGCCTGCAAAATGCGCGCTTCACCCCTACCGTGCTGGCCGGCGTCCGACGTCGTGGCTGGGCGCAGTCTCTCGGCGAACGCGAGATGGGTGTTGCTTCGGTTTCGGCACCGATTCGCGGGCCCTCCGGTCGGATCATTGCGGCAGTATCGATCTCTGGACCCATTGAACGATTGACTCGGCAGCCTGGCCGAATGCATGCTGAAGTAGTTTGTAATGCTGCACGTGTTTTGACGGAAGCACTAAAAAACGGCGAGGGTTAG
- a CDS encoding DUF805 domain-containing protein, translated as MPSSAGGQLVPSFGGSSSFIALGAGILSSLSIASGDGTLFRGSALETVWSLATLLPTLGVLVRRLRDTGRTWPHVFWLLVPIGGLVVLAIFLSEPGTPAEPSQTGESGQSAGAA; from the coding sequence ATGCCGAGTTCAGCGGGCGGGCAACTCGTCCCGAGTTTTGGTGGTTCATCCTCTTTTATTGCCCTAGGCGCTGGAATTCTCTCGTCGCTGAGTATTGCCTCCGGAGATGGCACACTGTTCCGCGGCTCGGCTTTGGAAACTGTATGGTCGTTGGCCACGTTGCTGCCGACGCTGGGCGTGTTGGTACGTCGCTTGCGAGACACCGGCAGAACCTGGCCACACGTCTTTTGGCTTTTAGTACCAATTGGCGGTTTAGTGGTGCTAGCAATTTTCTTGTCAGAACCCGGCACGCCCGCCGAACCAAGTCAAACGGGCGAGTCCGGTCAATCGGCAGGAGCCGCTTAG
- a CDS encoding dihydrofolate reductase family protein — MGLGTADMAISLDGLTAGPNQTLENPMGEGVDGRLHRWMFEEPEKNAAALDKMSQHSAYIMGRNMFGPVGDGWDSAPEWHGWWGDEPLYHAPVFVLTHDEREPLEMSGTTFYFVTDGLKSAFDQAKEAAGDGSIAIAGGAATIRQYLAAGLIDELRLHLTPAILGQGERLLDGLAGVEFEPILVDGNSLVTHLSYKVLRS, encoded by the coding sequence ATGGGACTCGGTACTGCTGACATGGCTATCTCACTCGATGGCTTAACTGCTGGGCCGAACCAAACCTTAGAAAATCCGATGGGTGAAGGTGTTGATGGCAGGTTGCACCGTTGGATGTTTGAAGAACCTGAGAAGAACGCAGCTGCGCTGGATAAAATGAGCCAACACAGCGCGTACATCATGGGGCGGAATATGTTTGGCCCGGTCGGTGATGGTTGGGACTCTGCGCCAGAGTGGCACGGTTGGTGGGGTGACGAGCCGCTGTACCACGCACCAGTTTTTGTGCTCACGCATGATGAGCGCGAACCGCTGGAAATGAGTGGGACTACCTTCTACTTCGTCACAGACGGCCTTAAAAGCGCCTTTGACCAGGCCAAAGAAGCAGCTGGTGATGGCAGCATCGCTATCGCTGGGGGTGCGGCAACCATTCGGCAGTACCTCGCCGCTGGCCTCATTGATGAGCTCAGGTTACACCTCACTCCAGCAATTCTTGGCCAGGGGGAGCGCCTACTCGACGGCCTAGCTGGAGTTGAGTTTGAGCCGATTTTGGTTGACGGAAACTCTTTGGTTACGCACCTGAGCTACAAGGTGCTGCGGAGCTAA
- a CDS encoding DUF1697 domain-containing protein, whose product MENFAVFLRGVNVGGVTIKSADLKACLAALPVSGVKKLLASGNVVLQASLTAGELKYAVETALRERFGYEAWVVVLTGSRIGELIPACPYPADSAELHTYLTLFTDHAAAERLSSELAELENIEWKSLGPEATAWTVEVGSTLDSPISKLTAKAVYKASTTTRNLRTMIKVRDALAG is encoded by the coding sequence ATGGAAAATTTCGCGGTCTTTCTCCGTGGCGTCAACGTTGGTGGCGTGACGATCAAATCTGCTGATTTGAAGGCGTGCTTAGCGGCACTTCCGGTAAGCGGGGTCAAGAAGCTTTTGGCCAGCGGGAATGTGGTCTTGCAAGCCTCGCTAACTGCCGGCGAGTTGAAGTATGCGGTTGAGACTGCGCTGCGTGAACGGTTCGGTTATGAGGCCTGGGTTGTGGTGCTTACTGGGAGCAGGATTGGCGAATTGATCCCGGCTTGCCCTTACCCTGCGGATTCCGCGGAGCTTCATACCTACCTGACTCTTTTTACCGACCATGCCGCTGCGGAGCGTCTCAGTAGCGAGCTTGCTGAGTTAGAGAATATTGAGTGGAAGTCATTAGGGCCAGAGGCGACGGCTTGGACGGTGGAAGTTGGCAGCACGTTAGATTCGCCGATTAGTAAGTTAACTGCCAAAGCTGTTTACAAGGCGTCGACGACTACCCGGAATCTGCGCACCATGATTAAGGTTCGGGATGCATTAGCCGGTTAA
- a CDS encoding class F sortase, with the protein MLDFGSAGPSAKNTVYLAAHSWNNGYAAFNRLMDQKSGTSTAKPGQKVLVSTPEGAFSYSVTAVADYAKSSISAEPELWQAIPGRLVLLTCFQLNDAGANRNLVIYAQIDSNSASPAK; encoded by the coding sequence ATGCTAGATTTCGGTTCAGCTGGTCCAAGCGCAAAAAACACCGTCTATTTGGCCGCACATTCCTGGAATAACGGCTACGCCGCTTTCAATCGATTAATGGACCAGAAGTCTGGAACATCCACCGCAAAACCGGGGCAAAAAGTACTCGTGAGCACCCCTGAGGGTGCTTTCAGCTACTCGGTGACCGCCGTCGCCGATTATGCCAAATCGTCGATTTCCGCCGAGCCGGAGCTTTGGCAAGCGATTCCAGGACGATTGGTGTTGCTGACTTGCTTTCAGCTCAACGACGCCGGGGCCAATCGCAACCTGGTCATCTACGCTCAGATCGATTCCAACTCAGCTAGCCCAGCCAAATGA